A stretch of the uncultured Trichococcus sp. genome encodes the following:
- a CDS encoding type II toxin-antitoxin system HicB family antitoxin, protein MKLVYPATFEKDGKYILVQFPDIPEAITQGTTIAEAYEMAEEVLGLALEDKKDFPAATPADILQKRYPDKTVALIGIDLAAYRRKYHSKTIRKNVTIPEWLADLASEENINFSQTLTDALKEKLQIN, encoded by the coding sequence GTGAAGTTAGTATATCCAGCTACATTCGAAAAAGACGGGAAATACATACTTGTTCAATTCCCTGACATCCCCGAAGCGATTACGCAAGGCACCACGATAGCAGAAGCATATGAGATGGCTGAAGAAGTATTGGGTCTGGCATTGGAGGATAAAAAAGATTTTCCGGCTGCTACACCCGCGGACATCCTGCAAAAGCGTTATCCCGACAAAACTGTCGCTCTGATCGGAATCGATCTAGCAGCATACCGACGGAAGTATCATTCCAAAACTATCAGGAAGAATGTGACAATTCCCGAGTGGCTGGCTGATTTGGCGTCCGAAGAAAACATCAATTTTTCCCAGACGCTGACCGATGCCTTGAAAGAAAAGCTTCAGATCAATTAG
- a CDS encoding SDR family oxidoreductase, translating into MAIKDKVVIITGASSGIGEATAKLLASKGAKVVLGARREDKLRRLADEIVQDGGEAVYRVTDVTKIEDNKKLVELAKEKFGRVDVIFLNAGVMPNSALSKLKTKDWHLMVDVNIKGVLNGIEAVLPEFVKQKSGHVITTSSVAGLKAYPGGAVYGATKWAVRDLMEVLRMESAMEGTNIRTATIYPAAINTELLETISDDKIAKDMGIIYKQYGISPDRVANVVAFAIDQPEDTNVNEFTIGPTIQPW; encoded by the coding sequence ATGGCAATCAAAGACAAAGTGGTGATCATCACGGGAGCTTCTTCAGGGATTGGTGAGGCGACGGCCAAACTGTTGGCGAGCAAAGGCGCCAAGGTGGTCCTGGGCGCACGCAGGGAAGACAAATTGCGGAGATTGGCGGATGAAATCGTTCAGGACGGCGGGGAAGCTGTCTACCGCGTTACGGATGTCACCAAAATCGAGGACAACAAAAAACTGGTCGAGTTGGCGAAAGAGAAATTCGGCAGAGTGGATGTCATATTCCTGAATGCCGGCGTGATGCCGAACTCGGCGTTATCGAAGCTGAAAACGAAGGATTGGCATCTGATGGTGGACGTCAACATCAAAGGCGTGCTGAACGGGATCGAAGCGGTCCTTCCGGAATTCGTGAAACAGAAATCCGGCCATGTCATCACCACATCATCCGTAGCGGGCCTTAAAGCATATCCGGGCGGAGCCGTTTACGGCGCCACTAAATGGGCAGTCCGCGATCTGATGGAAGTGTTGCGCATGGAATCGGCTATGGAAGGCACGAACATCCGGACGGCAACTATCTATCCGGCCGCGATCAACACGGAATTACTGGAGACCATCAGCGACGATAAGATAGCCAAAGATATGGGGATCATCTATAAACAATACGGTATCAGCCCCGATCGCGTAGCCAATGTGGTCGCCTTCGCGATCGATCAGCCCGAGGATACCAATGTCAATGAATTCACGATTGGTCCGACAATTCAGCCTTGGTAA
- the mmuM gene encoding homocysteine S-methyltransferase, with the protein MNFKEWQKNQKVILIDGSMSLGLEEQGLDLNDKLWTAKALVNEPDKIEKVHQNYYDSGANIAITSSYQATVPGFERLGHTTEASRDLIKRTVHLAKQAQAKSQGTQAKWVAASVGPYGAYLADGSEYRGNYGLAQTELVDFHRERLELLLEAEPDLLAIETIPDITEIQALIDLLAQHPEAVAWLTVTLKDARHLCDGTDLRVFQLLAESSDQIIAYGVNCVQPDLVQPVLEYLEEAATKPLVAYPNSGAVYDPTTKVWTHSHTVDDVFSRQALQWHASGCKWIGGCCCTSAKEISLLKATFAAVL; encoded by the coding sequence ATGAATTTTAAAGAGTGGCAAAAGAATCAAAAAGTGATCCTTATTGATGGTTCGATGTCCTTAGGTCTGGAGGAACAAGGCTTGGACCTGAATGATAAGTTATGGACCGCAAAGGCATTAGTGAATGAACCGGATAAAATCGAAAAAGTGCACCAGAATTATTACGATTCCGGGGCCAACATCGCCATCACCAGCAGCTACCAAGCGACGGTACCCGGTTTTGAGCGACTGGGCCACACAACCGAAGCAAGCCGGGACTTGATCAAACGGACGGTCCACCTTGCGAAACAGGCCCAGGCAAAAAGCCAAGGCACGCAAGCCAAATGGGTGGCGGCTTCGGTCGGTCCTTACGGTGCCTATTTGGCGGACGGCTCTGAATACCGCGGCAACTACGGACTGGCGCAAACCGAATTGGTTGATTTCCATCGTGAGAGGTTGGAACTGTTGCTGGAAGCCGAGCCCGATCTGCTGGCCATCGAAACCATTCCGGATATAACGGAAATCCAAGCTCTGATTGATTTATTGGCCCAGCATCCCGAGGCCGTAGCTTGGCTGACGGTCACTTTGAAGGATGCCCGCCATTTGTGCGACGGCACCGATTTGCGTGTGTTCCAATTGTTGGCAGAGTCATCCGACCAGATCATTGCCTACGGCGTCAATTGCGTGCAGCCGGATTTGGTCCAGCCTGTCTTGGAGTATCTGGAGGAGGCTGCGACCAAACCGTTGGTCGCCTACCCAAATTCCGGAGCGGTCTATGATCCGACAACAAAAGTATGGACGCACAGCCACACAGTCGATGACGTGTTCTCCCGGCAAGCTTTGCAATGGCACGCATCGGGATGCAAGTGGATCGGCGGCTGTTGCTGCACCTCCGCAAAAGAAATCAGTTTGCTGAAGGCAACATTTGCTGCAGTTCTTTAG
- the rpiA gene encoding ribose 5-phosphate isomerase A, which yields MKKRCALKALELIEDGMTVGLGGGSTISFLIRFIRDTERDVQIVTPSYATAALCAEAGLTVVPTHLISQIDLAFDGCDEVDQSLNALKSGGAIHTKEKIIASLAKEYILLVDETKVSQSLRFNVPIALEVIPEARLYVANEVKKLGAEVVERKSSAKDGITMSDNGNLIMDAYFKPTPKLKELDVQLKQLVGVVETSLFYQIATKMIVATETTTKIIERNAENEI from the coding sequence ATGAAAAAGAGATGCGCATTAAAAGCGTTAGAGTTAATTGAAGATGGGATGACGGTTGGCCTTGGTGGTGGTAGTACAATTTCATTCCTGATTAGATTCATTCGAGACACGGAACGAGATGTTCAAATCGTCACACCGTCATATGCAACAGCTGCCTTATGTGCAGAGGCTGGTTTGACCGTTGTTCCTACTCACCTGATCTCACAAATTGATCTAGCTTTTGATGGGTGTGATGAGGTAGATCAGTCACTGAACGCATTAAAGAGTGGTGGGGCGATCCACACCAAAGAAAAAATAATCGCATCCTTGGCAAAAGAATACATATTGTTGGTAGATGAAACGAAAGTATCTCAGTCTTTGCGTTTTAACGTGCCGATTGCTTTAGAAGTGATTCCAGAAGCCCGTCTTTATGTCGCTAACGAAGTAAAAAAACTGGGTGCTGAAGTTGTCGAAAGAAAGAGTTCGGCAAAAGATGGCATCACAATGAGTGATAACGGTAATCTGATCATGGATGCTTATTTTAAGCCAACACCAAAGCTGAAAGAACTGGATGTACAATTGAAACAACTAGTGGGTGTTGTAGAAACGTCACTGTTTTATCAAATAGCGACAAAAATGATTGTTGCAACAGAAACGACAACCAAGATAATCGAAAGGAATGCTGAAAATGAAATATAA
- a CDS encoding MurR/RpiR family transcriptional regulator: MENQTIIDSIYSQFDQFFDSEKKIATYIINNHKKVIDMTIAELSKNCGASEASISRFCKKIDMKGFHHLKINLAREMVETDKTITVSNDVSIGNIEQSLQNILANKVAELTATVNMINAQELREIIELIQHARLVQLVAVGNTIPVALDGSYKFSEIGIPAVSGTIWETQTAFSLTLTKDDVLIAISNSGESSKIHTMIKSANERGVTTIGITNNKNSAIGMESKYHIQTATREKLFLDEFYFSRISASTIIEILYLFLTIGQKNSYEQLSKNEELFAQEKL, translated from the coding sequence ATGGAAAATCAGACGATAATTGATAGCATATATAGTCAATTTGATCAATTCTTTGATTCGGAGAAAAAAATAGCGACCTATATTATTAATAATCATAAAAAAGTGATTGATATGACAATTGCCGAGCTCTCTAAAAACTGTGGAGCAAGTGAAGCTTCAATTTCAAGGTTTTGCAAAAAGATTGACATGAAAGGATTTCACCATCTGAAAATAAATTTGGCACGCGAAATGGTTGAAACCGATAAAACAATCACGGTCTCCAACGATGTCTCCATCGGTAATATCGAGCAATCTTTACAAAATATTTTAGCCAATAAAGTAGCTGAACTAACCGCTACTGTGAATATGATCAATGCGCAAGAGCTAAGGGAAATAATTGAATTGATTCAGCATGCCCGGCTAGTACAGTTGGTGGCTGTCGGAAATACTATCCCTGTAGCCTTGGATGGATCCTACAAATTTAGTGAAATCGGCATTCCAGCAGTTTCAGGAACAATCTGGGAAACCCAAACAGCGTTCAGTTTGACGCTTACCAAAGATGACGTCTTGATTGCAATTTCGAACTCAGGCGAATCCAGCAAAATACACACAATGATCAAATCCGCCAATGAAAGAGGCGTAACAACGATCGGCATAACAAATAATAAAAATTCGGCAATCGGTATGGAAAGTAAGTACCATATCCAAACAGCTACAAGAGAAAAACTGTTTTTGGATGAATTCTATTTTTCTCGAATTTCAGCTTCTACCATCATTGAAATCCTCTATTTGTTTTTAACAATCGGGCAGAAAAATAGTTACGAGCAATTAAGCAAAAATGAGGAACTGTTTGCGCAGGAAAAATTGTGA
- a CDS encoding HAD hydrolase family protein, with protein sequence MNEIGLENMVCSGGAGLVIKGELVQNLPLDPVKAKNILKEAEQLGYGILLMMDDSIKVYAKNNRFREQVGPRKEPTTYIIDPELDFEALESIYKIYISIPSEEENLLTSKGTLGHLRFEPDYLMFQHDQKNQGIVDLMSHLDAPLNDVVVFGDDYNDLVMFDSKWTNIAMGNACLELKNKASYITDSNVEDGIYKASEHFGWF encoded by the coding sequence ATGAATGAAATCGGATTGGAGAATATGGTCTGCAGCGGCGGAGCAGGTTTAGTGATCAAGGGAGAGCTGGTACAAAATTTACCTTTAGACCCAGTCAAAGCTAAGAATATTCTGAAGGAAGCCGAACAGTTGGGATATGGCATTCTGCTAATGATGGATGATTCCATAAAAGTCTATGCCAAAAATAATCGCTTTAGGGAACAAGTGGGACCGCGCAAGGAACCAACTACTTATATCATTGATCCGGAGCTGGATTTCGAGGCTCTCGAATCTATTTATAAAATCTACATTTCTATACCAAGTGAAGAAGAAAATTTGTTGACCTCAAAAGGGACATTGGGACACCTACGCTTTGAACCAGATTATTTGATGTTTCAGCATGATCAGAAGAATCAAGGGATAGTCGATCTGATGTCTCATTTGGATGCGCCATTAAATGATGTTGTGGTATTTGGGGACGACTACAATGATTTGGTGATGTTTGATTCAAAATGGACGAACATTGCGATGGGAAATGCTTGCCTGGAACTGAAAAATAAAGCCTCCTATATCACGGATTCAAATGTCGAAGACGGAATATATAAGGCATCTGAGCATTTTGGTTGGTTCTGA
- a CDS encoding amino acid permease: protein MEQSFVREMTSKHLVMLSLGGVIGTGIFLSSGYLIQTTGSIGTIIAYLIGAFLVTLVMMCLGELSVHEPSTSSFHNYASKYIHPGAGFVVAWLYWLTWTVALGSQFITLAILSQRWFPGIPAWIWCIFYIGIILLSNIIDVRWFSVSEFWMSLIKVLALAIFLILGLGGIFGFIPIQGNESAPLFNHLTENGWFPKGAGSVFLAILSANFAFSGAELIGVAAGETENPKKNIPKAILQTIIILVVLFIGTIVVIGALLPDAAANLDESPVTVILNLMGIPYAADIMNLVLITVVLSGANSGVYAASRMLWSLANAGTLPIRFAKLSKRGLPVYGLLLTILGGLLSLFSSIYSADTVYLALVSISAFAVVAVWLSIAWAQLNFRKHYLKSGHKLEELDYQTPFYPIVPWLVIILCSVSIIGIAFDPNQRLALIIGIPFTILCFFYYQLFFSKKASVALENQEVGELSDEF from the coding sequence ATGGAGCAATCATTTGTAAGAGAAATGACATCAAAGCATCTAGTAATGCTTTCATTGGGTGGGGTAATCGGAACCGGAATTTTTTTGAGTTCGGGGTATTTGATCCAAACGACGGGTTCGATCGGAACCATCATCGCGTATCTGATCGGAGCGTTTTTGGTGACGCTGGTCATGATGTGCTTGGGTGAATTATCGGTCCACGAGCCCAGCACGAGTTCGTTCCACAACTACGCTTCAAAATATATCCATCCCGGAGCAGGCTTCGTGGTGGCATGGCTTTATTGGTTGACGTGGACAGTGGCATTGGGCTCGCAATTCATCACCTTGGCGATATTATCGCAGCGCTGGTTTCCTGGCATTCCCGCATGGATTTGGTGCATCTTTTATATAGGCATTATTTTATTATCAAATATTATTGATGTGCGTTGGTTTTCCGTCAGCGAATTTTGGATGTCGTTGATCAAAGTGTTGGCACTGGCAATTTTCCTTATCTTGGGTCTGGGCGGCATTTTCGGATTTATACCGATCCAGGGAAATGAATCAGCACCACTGTTCAATCATCTGACGGAAAACGGTTGGTTCCCGAAAGGGGCAGGCTCCGTTTTCTTGGCGATCCTGTCGGCCAACTTCGCCTTTTCCGGTGCGGAACTGATCGGCGTGGCAGCCGGCGAAACGGAAAATCCAAAGAAAAATATCCCGAAAGCGATCCTGCAGACAATCATCATTCTGGTTGTGCTTTTCATCGGTACGATCGTCGTCATCGGAGCGTTGCTTCCGGATGCTGCGGCTAATTTGGATGAGAGTCCGGTTACCGTTATCCTGAATTTGATGGGTATCCCATACGCCGCAGACATCATGAACCTCGTCTTGATTACAGTGGTCCTTTCCGGCGCAAACTCCGGGGTCTACGCCGCATCGAGAATGCTTTGGTCATTGGCCAATGCGGGAACGTTGCCGATACGCTTCGCGAAACTATCCAAACGCGGGTTGCCGGTCTATGGCTTGCTGCTGACCATCCTAGGCGGACTGCTCTCGCTATTTTCAAGCATCTATTCCGCGGACACCGTTTACCTGGCTTTGGTGTCCATCTCTGCCTTTGCGGTCGTGGCTGTTTGGTTGAGCATCGCGTGGGCCCAATTGAATTTCCGGAAACACTATCTGAAATCGGGGCATAAACTGGAGGAACTGGATTACCAAACGCCATTCTATCCAATCGTTCCATGGCTCGTCATTATCCTTTGCTCCGTGTCGATCATCGGCATCGCTTTTGATCCGAACCAGCGGCTTGCCTTGATCATCGGCATCCCATTCACAATCTTGTGCTTCTTTTATTACCAATTATTCTTCAGCAAAAAGGCTTCCGTAGCACTCGAAAATCAAGAAGTAGGTGAGCTTTCCGATGAATTTTAA
- a CDS encoding Gfo/Idh/MocA family oxidoreductase, producing MKYNWGIIGTGWIAHEMGDALKNVNGEIYAVCDANLAGAQKYAAEYNVKHAYGSFDELLEDSQIDIVYIATPHNFHYDMMKKALEKNKHVFCEKAITVNDRQLEECVAIAKEKNLIISDGVTLLHMPLYKKLKEILDSGKLGRVKMVQVNFGSCKEYDVTNRFFSKELAGGALLDIGVYATSFARFFMSSKANVVLTTANFFETGVDESSGIILKNSDDEMAVMALTMRAKQPKRGVVSCEEGYIEVNEYPRAASATITYTSDGHQEVVEVGESKKALEYEIKDMEDYISNQSGEENLQYIRDVMATLTSVRNQWGMVYPFE from the coding sequence ATGAAATATAACTGGGGAATTATTGGAACAGGCTGGATTGCACATGAAATGGGCGATGCTTTAAAGAATGTTAATGGAGAAATTTATGCTGTTTGTGATGCGAATTTAGCAGGAGCGCAAAAATATGCGGCGGAATATAATGTGAAACATGCGTACGGCAGTTTTGATGAACTGCTGGAGGACAGCCAGATTGATATTGTATATATTGCTACCCCCCATAATTTTCATTATGACATGATGAAAAAGGCACTGGAAAAGAACAAGCATGTCTTTTGTGAAAAAGCAATCACCGTCAACGACCGACAATTGGAAGAATGCGTGGCAATCGCCAAAGAAAAAAACTTGATCATTTCCGACGGGGTTACCTTGCTCCACATGCCTTTATATAAAAAATTAAAGGAAATATTGGACAGCGGGAAATTAGGCCGTGTCAAAATGGTTCAAGTGAATTTTGGGAGCTGCAAAGAATATGATGTAACAAACCGTTTCTTCTCCAAAGAATTGGCTGGGGGTGCCTTACTGGATATCGGCGTGTATGCGACATCCTTTGCCCGTTTTTTTATGAGCAGCAAAGCGAACGTAGTGTTAACGACGGCTAATTTTTTTGAGACAGGCGTGGATGAGTCGTCGGGGATCATCCTGAAGAACAGCGATGACGAAATGGCGGTAATGGCATTGACCATGCGTGCGAAACAACCGAAACGTGGAGTTGTTTCCTGTGAAGAAGGGTATATTGAAGTAAATGAATACCCTCGGGCAGCTTCGGCGACCATCACCTACACCAGCGATGGGCATCAAGAGGTGGTGGAAGTCGGCGAAAGCAAAAAAGCCTTGGAGTATGAAATCAAGGACATGGAAGACTATATCAGCAATCAGTCTGGTGAGGAGAATCTGCAGTATATTCGTGACGTCATGGCGACACTGACATCCGTCAGAAATCAGTGGGGAATGGTGTATCCTTTTGAATAA
- a CDS encoding fructose-specific PTS transporter subunit EIIC, translated as MRIRELLSVSGIDLNVDVLTKEDAIDHLVDLMDKSGKLSDRKLFKEKVLSRETQFTTGIGDGIAIPHAKTTAVKEAGLAAMVVKNGVDFDSLDGKPAYLFFMIAASENENNLHLDALARLSAMLMDEVFRKRLMQAETKKEFLTLIDEKESAIAKDKENSSSESYRVLAVTACPTGIAHTYMAAEELENRGKLLGIPVKAETQGADGAKNVLTAEEIAKADGIIIAADKKVDLARFDGKPVIVTKVSDGIHKSEELINRIVNKEAKIYRHDQNEKGKDEAESLGHGIYKHLMNGVSHMLPFVIGGGILIALAFLFDDYTIDPSNFGKNTPVAAYLKTVGEYSFGMMLPILAGYIAMSIADRPGLAVGFIGGMVANAGVTFGNPAGGDVNAGFLGALFAGFVGGYIVLALKKACSKIPHSLEGIKPMLIYPVAGILLAAVVTTMINPFVGAINDSLNGALNGMGSSSKILLGIVVAGMQSTDMGGPINKASYVFATSQLAEGNFEIMAAVMAGGMIPPLAIALCTTFFKNRFTEKERQSGMVNYLLGLSFISEGAIPFAASDPLRVIPACIIGSSTAGGLSMLFGCTLRAPHGGIFVLPTMGNPLAYALAITIGAFVGCFVLAILKKPIVTGEYNEKEMRIKSVRVN; from the coding sequence GTGAGGATCAGGGAGTTGCTTTCAGTAAGCGGTATCGATTTGAATGTAGATGTTTTGACAAAAGAGGACGCCATTGACCATCTTGTTGATTTGATGGATAAAAGCGGAAAACTAAGCGATCGAAAATTATTTAAGGAAAAGGTTCTGTCCAGAGAAACCCAATTTACCACAGGCATAGGCGATGGGATTGCAATCCCACATGCAAAGACTACTGCGGTTAAGGAAGCTGGGCTTGCCGCAATGGTTGTAAAAAACGGAGTCGATTTTGATTCGTTGGATGGCAAACCTGCTTATTTATTTTTTATGATTGCCGCTTCGGAAAATGAAAATAATCTCCACCTTGATGCGCTGGCAAGATTGTCGGCAATGTTAATGGATGAAGTTTTCAGAAAGCGTTTAATGCAAGCGGAAACAAAAAAGGAATTTTTAACGCTTATCGACGAAAAGGAAAGTGCCATAGCTAAAGATAAAGAAAATTCATCTTCAGAATCTTATCGCGTGCTGGCAGTGACCGCTTGCCCAACCGGCATTGCCCATACTTATATGGCGGCTGAAGAGCTTGAGAACAGAGGTAAGCTGTTAGGCATACCGGTGAAGGCAGAAACGCAGGGAGCGGATGGGGCAAAAAATGTACTAACTGCCGAAGAAATAGCCAAGGCGGATGGGATCATTATTGCCGCAGACAAAAAAGTTGATTTAGCACGATTTGACGGGAAGCCAGTGATTGTGACCAAGGTTTCAGATGGTATCCACAAATCGGAAGAACTGATCAATAGAATTGTGAACAAAGAGGCAAAAATCTATCGCCATGATCAAAATGAAAAAGGTAAAGACGAAGCCGAAAGTTTAGGCCATGGTATCTATAAACATTTGATGAACGGTGTATCCCATATGTTGCCTTTTGTCATTGGAGGAGGAATCCTGATTGCATTAGCGTTCCTGTTCGATGATTATACGATTGATCCAAGTAATTTTGGGAAGAACACGCCGGTTGCAGCGTACTTGAAGACAGTCGGCGAATATTCTTTTGGCATGATGTTGCCCATTTTGGCGGGTTACATTGCAATGAGTATCGCAGACCGACCAGGCCTGGCTGTCGGTTTTATCGGCGGCATGGTGGCGAATGCGGGGGTTACTTTCGGCAATCCTGCCGGTGGCGATGTGAATGCCGGGTTTTTAGGGGCCTTGTTTGCAGGTTTTGTGGGCGGGTATATTGTGTTGGCTTTGAAAAAAGCATGTTCGAAAATTCCGCATTCGCTTGAGGGGATAAAACCCATGTTGATTTACCCGGTGGCAGGAATACTGCTTGCAGCGGTAGTTACAACGATGATAAACCCATTTGTTGGTGCGATTAATGACAGTTTAAATGGTGCGCTTAACGGAATGGGGAGCAGCAGTAAAATTTTATTAGGGATAGTAGTCGCTGGTATGCAATCCACTGATATGGGTGGCCCGATCAACAAGGCATCGTATGTATTTGCCACCTCTCAATTAGCTGAGGGTAATTTTGAAATAATGGCGGCAGTTATGGCTGGAGGCATGATTCCGCCATTGGCGATCGCGCTTTGCACGACATTCTTTAAAAATCGCTTTACAGAAAAAGAGCGCCAATCCGGGATGGTTAATTACTTGTTGGGTTTATCCTTTATTAGTGAAGGAGCCATTCCTTTCGCGGCAAGTGATCCATTGAGAGTCATTCCGGCTTGCATCATCGGAAGTTCTACAGCGGGTGGGTTATCCATGCTTTTCGGCTGCACGCTGCGCGCACCGCATGGGGGCATTTTCGTCCTGCCAACGATGGGGAATCCTCTTGCATATGCTTTAGCGATAACTATAGGAGCTTTTGTGGGATGTTTTGTATTAGCTATTTTAAAAAAACCGATAGTGACTGGAGAATACAATGAAAAAGAGATGCGCATTAAAAGCGTTAGAGTTAATTGA
- the zwf gene encoding glucose-6-phosphate dehydrogenase, with protein sequence MVKTNPVLIVLFGATGDLAQRKLYPSFFRLFRSGALADRFAVIGTARREWSDAHFRDVVSDSIQSFQPTDAEKTAFLSHFYYRAHDVSDVEHYVHLKELADKLDDKYDLEQNRMYYLAMAPQFFGPIVTHLKGQQIVTDKGFNRVVIEKPFGMDYASAEKLNNEITKVFPEEDIFRIDHYLGKEMIQNILAVRLTNPFLEPSWNREYIENVQITFSEELGVEERGGYYDHSGALKDMVQNHILQVLSLLAMEPLASVSDANIQTAKIKALNDVRVYSPEEVRKNFVRAQYAAGRLGDDGFVAYQEEPNVASDSRTETFVAGKFMVDNPRWKGVPFYVRTGKRMTEKGTRVNIIFKKVPVNPFDAEKDVPANDLTIYIQPTEGFALTMNRKEIGQGFNTQPIKLEYRHDSEMMENTPEAYERLTYDVILGDATNFARWEEVAQSWRIIDAIRETWDNDNEEIPKYAARTMGPKEAFDLLKKENHEWVWRPDEWYRERGLLEG encoded by the coding sequence GTGGTAAAAACAAATCCAGTATTGATTGTATTATTCGGCGCGACAGGTGATTTAGCCCAAAGAAAGTTATATCCTTCATTTTTCCGACTGTTCCGAAGCGGAGCATTGGCGGATCGTTTCGCAGTGATCGGTACGGCAAGAAGAGAATGGAGCGACGCGCATTTTCGGGATGTTGTTTCGGATTCGATTCAATCATTCCAGCCGACAGACGCTGAAAAAACTGCTTTTTTAAGCCACTTTTATTACCGTGCGCATGATGTTTCCGATGTGGAGCATTATGTTCACCTCAAAGAGTTGGCTGACAAATTGGATGACAAGTATGATTTAGAACAGAACCGTATGTATTACTTGGCGATGGCACCGCAATTTTTCGGACCGATCGTGACGCATCTGAAAGGGCAACAAATCGTGACGGACAAAGGTTTCAACCGTGTCGTCATCGAAAAGCCATTCGGGATGGATTATGCATCAGCCGAAAAATTGAACAATGAAATCACAAAAGTGTTCCCGGAAGAGGATATTTTCAGAATCGACCACTATTTGGGCAAAGAAATGATCCAAAATATTTTGGCCGTGCGTTTAACGAATCCGTTCCTTGAACCTTCGTGGAATCGTGAGTACATCGAAAATGTTCAGATCACTTTTTCCGAAGAACTGGGCGTGGAAGAACGCGGTGGCTACTATGACCACAGCGGCGCTCTGAAAGATATGGTCCAAAACCATATTCTGCAAGTACTGTCCTTGCTGGCGATGGAACCATTAGCTTCCGTATCGGATGCAAATATCCAAACAGCGAAGATCAAAGCCCTGAATGATGTGCGTGTCTATTCACCGGAAGAAGTCCGCAAAAATTTTGTCAGAGCACAGTATGCGGCTGGCCGTTTGGGTGATGATGGATTTGTTGCCTATCAAGAAGAGCCGAATGTTGCTAGCGATTCGAGGACCGAAACGTTTGTAGCCGGTAAGTTCATGGTGGATAATCCACGCTGGAAGGGTGTGCCTTTTTATGTGCGCACCGGCAAACGAATGACGGAAAAAGGAACGCGCGTCAATATCATTTTCAAAAAAGTTCCTGTGAATCCGTTTGATGCTGAGAAGGATGTTCCGGCAAACGATCTGACCATCTACATACAGCCGACAGAAGGCTTTGCTTTGACCATGAACCGGAAAGAAATCGGTCAGGGATTCAATACGCAGCCGATCAAATTGGAGTACCGCCACGACAGCGAAATGATGGAGAATACGCCGGAAGCGTATGAACGGCTGACTTACGATGTTATTTTAGGCGATGCAACCAACTTTGCGCGTTGGGAAGAAGTCGCACAATCTTGGAGAATCATTGACGCGATCCGAGAAACATGGGACAACGACAATGAAGAAATTCCGAAGTATGCGGCAAGGACAATGGGACCAAAAGAAGCATTTGATTTGCTGAAAAAAGAAAACCATGAGTGGGTCTGGAGACCGGATGAATGGTACCGCGAGCGCGGATTGCTGGAGGGGTAG
- a CDS encoding HAD hydrolase family protein codes for MNKKYFFFDIDGTLTDHRTKEIVPSAQLALDKLSAAGHFVGIATGRAHSITKP; via the coding sequence TTGAATAAGAAATATTTTTTCTTCGATATTGATGGAACGTTGACAGACCATAGAACCAAAGAGATCGTGCCGTCTGCGCAGTTAGCGCTGGATAAACTTTCAGCTGCAGGGCATTTTGTGGGGATCGCTACAGGTCGTGCCCATTCCATTACAAAGCCGTAA
- a CDS encoding type II toxin-antitoxin system HicA family toxin: protein MPMTPRQMVKLLQKNGFERVTQNGSHLKLYNKITRKTAIVPLHNKDLGIGLEHSILKQAGLK, encoded by the coding sequence ATGCCAATGACACCTCGACAAATGGTCAAACTATTACAAAAAAATGGTTTCGAGAGAGTAACTCAAAATGGCAGCCATCTGAAGTTGTACAATAAGATTACCAGAAAAACTGCAATTGTTCCCCTGCACAATAAGGATTTGGGTATTGGACTAGAACATAGTATCTTGAAACAAGCAGGCCTCAAATGA